In the Solibacillus sp. FSL K6-1523 genome, one interval contains:
- a CDS encoding FAD-dependent oxidoreductase yields the protein MQNIQWEKEVDVIVLGTGGAALSAAVAAADNGASVLVLEKTHQIGGTTAYSGGVPWVPLNHYMKDQGFSDNREQVIAFIKRLTLGRAEESMIERFVDKGHEIFKFLDEEAQVRFKTPKKYPEYYRNLDEALKDGTRSLDPVPFNLNLIGEWGMHLRQNPIFPPLTLEEGGAIGGIDFTVVAERMQNNIVTMGRSLVASLFKACLDRGVETILNTAGKELVMGENGEVIGLIAETLEGEKKYFKANNGIILASGGFEWNKQLTKAFLKMDITHPVSPPGNEGDALMMAMKAGAALDNMSEAWWYPAMVDPTFEYEDNVMAQLGGGRNGPNSIVVNKHGRRFTHEGTTYNDMPRTFFNFDPVNIEFPNEAPVWLIFDQQLKDRELIITMTPGDPAPDWVDQAPTLQELAAKVGVNAENLVDEVAKWNTYCDQQEDPDFHRGTIQFENLTGGGGNPEANLGKIEKGPFYALPIYLGALGTNGGPKIDENGRVLNFAGQPIQGLYAAGNASANPLGPIYPSAGGTIGPAMVFGFLAGEHAAKTNLIKSEV from the coding sequence ATGCAAAACATTCAATGGGAAAAAGAAGTAGATGTGATCGTTCTAGGGACAGGGGGCGCGGCATTATCGGCAGCAGTTGCAGCAGCAGATAATGGTGCATCTGTATTAGTACTTGAGAAAACGCATCAAATTGGTGGTACAACAGCTTACTCTGGCGGTGTACCATGGGTTCCATTAAATCACTATATGAAAGATCAAGGCTTCTCGGATAACCGTGAGCAAGTAATTGCATTTATAAAACGATTAACTCTTGGTCGTGCAGAAGAAAGCATGATTGAGCGATTTGTAGATAAAGGTCATGAAATATTCAAGTTTTTAGATGAAGAGGCGCAAGTTCGTTTTAAAACGCCAAAAAAATATCCAGAATATTACCGAAATTTAGATGAAGCATTAAAAGATGGGACACGTTCACTCGATCCAGTACCGTTTAACTTAAATTTGATTGGTGAGTGGGGCATGCATTTACGCCAAAATCCAATTTTCCCACCACTAACATTGGAAGAAGGCGGTGCGATTGGTGGCATTGATTTCACAGTAGTTGCGGAGCGTATGCAAAATAATATTGTAACGATGGGGCGCTCACTAGTTGCTTCTTTATTTAAAGCGTGTTTAGATCGCGGAGTTGAAACGATATTAAATACTGCAGGTAAAGAACTTGTAATGGGGGAAAATGGGGAAGTAATTGGCTTAATTGCCGAAACTTTAGAAGGTGAGAAGAAATACTTCAAAGCTAATAATGGTATCATTTTAGCTTCAGGTGGCTTTGAGTGGAATAAACAATTAACGAAAGCATTTTTAAAAATGGATATTACACACCCTGTTTCACCTCCAGGAAATGAAGGTGATGCGTTAATGATGGCGATGAAAGCTGGCGCGGCACTTGATAATATGAGTGAAGCTTGGTGGTATCCAGCAATGGTTGACCCAACATTCGAGTATGAGGACAATGTGATGGCGCAATTAGGTGGCGGACGTAATGGTCCGAACTCAATTGTTGTTAACAAGCATGGTCGTCGTTTTACACATGAAGGAACAACTTATAATGATATGCCACGTACATTCTTTAACTTTGATCCGGTGAATATTGAATTCCCGAATGAAGCGCCGGTATGGCTAATATTTGATCAGCAGTTGAAGGATCGTGAACTTATTATTACAATGACACCGGGCGATCCTGCTCCGGATTGGGTAGACCAAGCACCGACATTACAAGAGTTAGCTGCAAAAGTAGGCGTGAATGCGGAAAACTTAGTGGATGAAGTTGCAAAGTGGAACACGTATTGTGATCAGCAGGAAGATCCAGATTTCCACCGCGGTACGATTCAATTTGAAAACTTAACAGGTGGCGGTGGAAACCCTGAGGCAAACCTTGGGAAAATTGAAAAGGGACCATTCTATGCATTACCAATCTATTTAGGTGCACTAGGTACAAATGGCGGACCGAAAATTGATGAAAATGGACGAGTACTCAATTTTGCGGGGCAACCAATTCAAGGTTTATATGCAGCAGGCAATGCATCTGCCAACCCACTTGGTCCAATATATCCAAGTGCAGGGGGAACAATTGGACCTGCGATGGTATTCGGTTTCTTAGCAGGAGAACATGCAGCAAAAACAAATTTAATTAAAAGTGAGGTCTAA
- a CDS encoding S-layer homology domain-containing protein: MNQSKKILAAMLAIPATVIVAGEVQAADVTSTFEIKNSFVGTMNATENTSEKIITATTKDQLKNGILAEMEKFTEGFTVTYTASDIATAEKDTREIFEGLKKNINGTTTIDTASIDNTMLYGMFNNVHVKATEIKTGESVTSVKLEFSFKYFADETSSAEFNRLVNDLTGNTDKSILTSANTDIKKVKAIHDYIIKRSHVSTDHSLTLEKGGSPHAYALWTYKLLKEAKIEVRYVSGMSNGKKHSWNLVKVGTEWYHLDIAANDDSKKDSKDIKYRYFLAANKTIIDKREITYGEVPSLGWGEAYTAFEKIENPAQADNVMYYANKASNSEILKLELDNSGGISVKTPPNISGATSGFGKILYYNSTSADSTRITTNEYLYFINDAKSKHLYQYDITNEKLQLIIEEPIESISIIADKLEYKPINGLKKQIDLNEFKDFNRQEVDKVIQAIKGLNYNGYTNFNELKSAVTSADTAFINLGKDKQALIPAGIEEILKEYNKAVIDIERIQSKINSLDLDNGSSKVDVSNVRNELNQLNSIHKKFVNDANLITQEKRIEATDLAERVQKVTEAIKKLSDNSTYAEVKLVHEQYIALGVATSQVTNKDELLKLWDKVGTEKAAIDHVNKLIEELSLKSKKEDFQKAQEAYDNLPPTSKELVKDYGKIERLLKELDGKEAELADQEAARLVEEKINALNDESTPTAIAEVRVAYEALNENAKKLVSKKMYDLLVFYENSMKEQADQAKKEAQVVIDRINRITNNYTEAQIKDVRLAYNTLSDLAKTYVANLQKLIDAEAYILYQNTVVKEAKLEAAAFDEYMANLDRNSSKSKIAKAREYYKSLSKEAKKHVKMYEKLRRLETMWKDEDYLGLIFTYYPDYIDEIKPGGIELEESEYDPLYIPDDSDSFAYFKPDAAWSPYEEMAYYNGRYTTKIEASQVKNVVDKTMMLTAEGIEILIPTADIKGTSATVGVSMSVDNDKLVISFTEGKATKVFSEFVEIRIPMRTLGGNSSMAVQRADNSGTTPASYKVEGSTFVIRTKVGGTFTASTSTTKYSDLASASTSAAGIRELAKRGITYSTSGKAVIPNKNVSRADVATLLAKALDVSSTKATKYTDLKSTVPSRYVQGLLEAGVMSGVTAQQFSPHSAVSRQEAAIIIANMYRYLNQDLSLAYNELKTNFRDVSHLTYEARQSIAILELFGVVDGTASNKFNPDQKLTRAEFAEMLYNALNTIDYL; the protein is encoded by the coding sequence ATGAATCAATCTAAAAAGATACTTGCTGCAATGCTCGCAATTCCTGCGACGGTAATTGTTGCTGGGGAAGTGCAAGCGGCGGACGTAACATCCACGTTTGAAATTAAAAATAGCTTTGTTGGAACTATGAATGCAACGGAGAATACAAGTGAGAAGATAATTACTGCTACAACGAAAGATCAGTTGAAAAACGGTATTTTAGCTGAAATGGAGAAATTCACAGAAGGATTTACAGTTACTTATACAGCCTCAGATATTGCAACAGCTGAAAAAGATACGAGAGAAATCTTTGAAGGTTTGAAAAAAAATATAAACGGTACAACAACAATTGATACTGCTTCAATTGATAATACGATGCTGTATGGAATGTTTAATAATGTTCATGTAAAGGCTACAGAAATAAAAACAGGTGAAAGTGTAACTTCTGTGAAATTAGAGTTTTCTTTTAAATATTTTGCAGATGAAACGAGTTCAGCTGAATTTAATCGATTAGTAAATGATTTGACAGGAAATACTGATAAATCAATTTTAACGAGTGCCAATACGGATATAAAAAAAGTAAAGGCGATTCATGATTATATAATTAAAAGATCTCATGTTTCAACTGATCATAGCCTTACGTTGGAAAAAGGCGGCTCTCCCCATGCATATGCACTTTGGACATATAAGCTTTTAAAAGAGGCTAAGATAGAGGTTCGTTACGTATCGGGTATGTCTAATGGGAAGAAACATTCATGGAATTTAGTAAAAGTGGGGACTGAATGGTATCACTTAGATATAGCGGCTAATGACGATTCAAAGAAAGATAGTAAAGATATTAAATACCGTTATTTCTTAGCAGCTAATAAAACAATAATTGATAAGCGCGAAATTACGTATGGAGAAGTTCCAAGCTTAGGGTGGGGTGAGGCTTATACGGCTTTTGAAAAGATCGAAAACCCTGCACAAGCGGACAATGTAATGTATTATGCAAATAAAGCTAGTAATAGTGAGATTTTAAAACTGGAATTAGACAATTCGGGAGGAATATCTGTAAAAACACCTCCAAACATTTCGGGGGCAACATCCGGATTTGGAAAGATACTTTATTATAATTCAACATCTGCGGACAGTACTAGAATTACGACAAACGAGTATTTATATTTCATCAATGATGCAAAAAGCAAACATTTATATCAATACGATATTACTAATGAAAAATTGCAGTTAATAATAGAAGAACCAATTGAATCAATTTCAATAATAGCTGACAAGTTAGAATATAAACCAATAAATGGTTTGAAAAAACAGATAGATTTAAATGAATTTAAGGATTTTAATAGACAAGAAGTAGATAAGGTTATTCAAGCAATTAAAGGCTTAAATTATAATGGTTACACAAATTTTAATGAATTAAAAAGTGCAGTTACATCAGCAGATACTGCATTCATTAATCTAGGTAAAGATAAGCAAGCTTTAATCCCCGCTGGAATCGAAGAGATATTAAAAGAATATAATAAAGCAGTTATAGATATTGAAAGAATTCAAAGTAAAATTAATAGTTTAGATTTAGATAACGGATCTTCTAAGGTAGATGTTTCAAATGTAAGAAATGAATTGAATCAACTTAATTCAATTCATAAGAAATTTGTTAATGATGCGAATTTAATTACTCAAGAAAAGCGAATTGAAGCTACAGATTTAGCGGAACGTGTCCAAAAAGTAACCGAAGCAATCAAAAAATTATCAGATAATTCAACATACGCCGAAGTAAAACTAGTACATGAACAATATATCGCGCTTGGTGTTGCAACATCACAAGTAACAAATAAAGATGAATTGCTAAAATTATGGGATAAGGTAGGTACAGAGAAAGCCGCCATTGACCACGTCAACAAATTAATAGAGGAACTTAGCCTAAAATCAAAAAAAGAAGACTTCCAAAAAGCTCAAGAAGCATACGACAATCTTCCGCCAACCTCAAAAGAGTTAGTAAAGGACTACGGCAAAATTGAGCGGCTGTTAAAGGAGCTTGATGGCAAAGAAGCGGAATTAGCAGACCAAGAAGCAGCCCGTCTAGTAGAAGAAAAGATCAATGCACTGAATGACGAATCGACGCCAACAGCCATTGCGGAAGTACGCGTGGCATACGAAGCATTAAACGAAAACGCAAAAAAATTAGTGTCCAAAAAAATGTACGACTTGCTTGTCTTTTATGAAAACAGCATGAAAGAACAAGCGGACCAAGCGAAAAAAGAGGCGCAAGTCGTTATTGACCGCATTAATCGCATTACAAATAATTATACAGAAGCTCAAATTAAAGATGTTCGACTGGCATATAATACGCTTAGTGATTTGGCGAAAACTTATGTCGCGAATTTGCAAAAATTAATTGATGCGGAAGCGTATATTTTATATCAAAATACTGTTGTCAAAGAAGCAAAGTTGGAGGCAGCGGCATTTGATGAATATATGGCGAACCTTGATAGGAATTCATCAAAATCAAAAATTGCGAAGGCGCGTGAGTATTACAAATCATTATCCAAAGAGGCAAAAAAACATGTTAAAATGTACGAAAAGTTACGTCGCCTTGAAACGATGTGGAAAGATGAAGATTATTTAGGATTAATTTTTACGTATTACCCAGATTACATTGATGAGATTAAACCAGGGGGCATTGAACTAGAGGAATCAGAGTATGACCCGTTATATATTCCAGATGATTCGGATTCCTTTGCGTATTTTAAGCCAGATGCAGCGTGGTCACCATATGAGGAAATGGCTTATTATAATGGTCGATATACGACAAAGATTGAGGCTTCACAAGTTAAAAATGTGGTAGATAAAACGATGATGTTGACAGCGGAAGGAATCGAAATATTAATTCCGACAGCGGATATTAAAGGGACATCTGCAACGGTTGGCGTGTCCATGAGTGTAGACAATGATAAATTAGTCATTAGCTTTACAGAAGGGAAAGCGACAAAAGTATTTTCAGAATTCGTCGAGATTCGAATTCCAATGCGTACATTAGGCGGGAATTCATCAATGGCTGTGCAGCGTGCCGATAATAGCGGGACAACACCAGCAAGCTATAAAGTGGAAGGCTCTACTTTTGTTATTCGCACAAAAGTAGGCGGCACTTTTACAGCGAGCACAAGTACAACAAAGTATTCGGATTTAGCGTCAGCGAGCACGAGTGCGGCAGGTATTCGTGAATTAGCGAAGCGCGGTATTACGTATTCGACATCGGGTAAAGCCGTTATTCCAAATAAAAATGTGTCACGTGCAGACGTTGCAACATTACTTGCAAAAGCGCTTGATGTTTCAAGTACGAAAGCGACAAAATATACAGATTTAAAGTCGACGGTACCTTCAAGATACGTACAAGGTTTATTAGAAGCAGGTGTTATGAGCGGTGTGACGGCGCAACAATTTAGTCCGCATAGTGCAGTAAGTCGTCAGGAAGCAGCGATTATTATTGCCAATATGTACCGCTATTTAAATCAAGATTTATCATTAGCTTATAATGAATTAAAGACAAACTTTAGGGACGTTTCCCATTTAACGTATGAAGCACGTCAAAGCATCGCCATTTTAGAGTTGTTTGGTGTTGTAGACGGCACAGCTTCAAATAAATTTAATCCAGACCAAAAGTTAACGAGAGCCGAGTTTGCTGAAATGCTTTACAACGCATTAAATACAATCGACTATTTATAA
- the abc-f gene encoding ribosomal protection-like ABC-F family protein, with protein sequence MRELLKLQHGMIELADRILFENVNAMIKQGEVIGIIGRNGSGKSTLLNVIAGVQPFTNGQQKWLQRDTSVYLVQQEEQHFQSDVISEVESVLLAKWQVPDISYEQLSGGERLKRRLAKGFAQKPQILLLDEPTNHLDVESMQSLIDQIKAYSGTIIVVSHDRYFLDEVTTKIWSLEQQQFIEQQGNYSHYIDVREQRRLTQQRAYEKQQKKVDKLEKQMDALTSWSHKAHRDSTKQEFPKEYYRVKAKRMDAQVKSKRKMIEKEIEKNKVEQVANEQSVNFTLQANSKVGKRFLQAKNVSKYFGERRLFERVNFTILHGERVALVGGNGSGKTTLLNMILGRENYDGELSFSPTTSIGYLTQEVFDLPEHQTPAMLFHRDNFADRGLVQNLMRHLGFQMEQWEEPIANMSMGERVKCKLMQYILENRDVLILDEPTNHLDLPSREQLEKTLAEYKGTLIFVSHDQYFVDKLADMHLVIQDGVIQKKAVGQSNTQKDTKEEQLLQLETARQEVLGKLSFMTTKDPSYSELDAQFLELTKQINVLKKK encoded by the coding sequence AATCTACTTTATTAAATGTAATTGCAGGGGTGCAACCTTTTACGAATGGTCAGCAGAAATGGTTGCAACGGGATACTTCTGTTTATTTAGTGCAACAAGAAGAACAGCATTTTCAATCGGACGTAATAAGTGAGGTGGAATCTGTATTACTCGCAAAGTGGCAAGTGCCAGATATTTCATATGAGCAATTGAGTGGTGGAGAGCGATTGAAACGTCGGTTAGCGAAGGGATTTGCACAAAAGCCGCAAATTTTATTATTAGATGAGCCGACCAACCATTTAGATGTGGAAAGTATGCAAAGTTTAATCGATCAAATTAAAGCGTATTCGGGGACGATCATTGTTGTTTCGCACGACCGGTATTTCTTGGATGAGGTGACGACAAAAATATGGTCATTGGAACAGCAGCAATTTATCGAACAACAAGGCAATTACTCGCATTATATAGATGTTCGTGAACAGCGCCGCCTTACACAGCAACGTGCCTATGAGAAGCAGCAAAAGAAAGTTGATAAGCTGGAAAAACAAATGGACGCGCTCACCTCCTGGTCGCACAAGGCGCATCGTGATTCGACTAAGCAGGAATTTCCGAAAGAGTATTACCGGGTCAAAGCAAAGCGTATGGATGCCCAAGTGAAATCGAAGCGAAAAATGATTGAAAAGGAAATTGAGAAAAATAAAGTTGAGCAAGTGGCGAATGAGCAATCAGTTAATTTTACATTGCAGGCGAATAGTAAGGTAGGTAAACGATTTTTACAGGCGAAAAATGTGTCGAAGTATTTTGGAGAGCGGCGTCTTTTTGAACGGGTTAATTTCACGATTTTACATGGCGAACGTGTGGCATTAGTAGGCGGAAATGGAAGTGGGAAAACAACTTTATTAAATATGATTTTGGGGCGAGAGAATTATGATGGTGAGCTGTCGTTTTCTCCAACGACGAGCATCGGTTATTTAACGCAGGAAGTATTTGATTTGCCAGAGCATCAAACGCCTGCCATGCTTTTTCATCGTGATAATTTTGCAGACCGTGGACTTGTGCAAAATTTAATGCGGCATCTTGGCTTTCAAATGGAGCAGTGGGAGGAACCGATTGCCAATATGAGCATGGGGGAGCGCGTGAAATGTAAGCTCATGCAGTATATTTTAGAGAATCGGGATGTGTTAATTTTAGATGAGCCGACAAACCATTTAGATTTACCGTCACGTGAGCAGTTGGAGAAGACACTTGCGGAGTATAAAGGGACTTTGATTTTTGTTTCGCATGACCAATATTTTGTTGATAAATTGGCGGATATGCATTTAGTTATTCAAGATGGTGTGATTCAAAAGAAGGCGGTTGGTCAATCGAATACGCAAAAGGATACAAAGGAAGAGCAGCTATTGCAGCTAGAAACGGCACGTCAGGAAGTGTTAGGGAAGTTGAGTTTCATGACGACAAAAGATCCAAGCTATTCGGAGTTGGATGCGCAATTTTTAGAGCTGACAAAGCAAATTAATGTGCTTAAGAAAAAATGA
- a CDS encoding AEC family transporter — protein sequence MEYLSMIFFKIVSPILILLFIGAILQKKFNFNLKALSHLITYCFMPAAVFINIYETSIEVSVIGQITLFIVLFMGCQMLLSQLLAKLLKLERKEAAVFKNSVVLINSGNYGIPVAQMIFATNPIGVSIQVIMVIFQNMVTYTYGLYNLISSTKSGIAIVLDFLKMPIVHALILGGVLNYFNVPIPETFSIPLAHIANGFVAVALITLGAQLSQIEMRSMFNKMIFVSCFTRLIVGPAIALLIIYTLGLDGVVAQSLFIASAFPTSRNSASLALEYDIDSDTAAQTVLFSTIISCLTVTVVIYMSNFLFAVN from the coding sequence GTGGAATATTTATCTATGATTTTTTTCAAAATCGTTTCGCCTATATTAATACTGCTTTTCATTGGCGCCATTTTACAGAAGAAGTTCAACTTTAATTTAAAGGCATTATCACATTTAATTACGTATTGCTTTATGCCGGCAGCTGTCTTTATTAATATTTATGAAACGTCGATTGAAGTGAGCGTTATCGGGCAAATTACGCTCTTTATTGTACTTTTTATGGGGTGTCAAATGCTATTAAGTCAATTGTTAGCAAAACTATTAAAACTTGAACGTAAAGAAGCGGCTGTGTTTAAAAATAGTGTCGTGCTCATCAACTCAGGAAATTACGGCATCCCAGTCGCACAAATGATTTTTGCGACAAACCCAATTGGTGTATCGATTCAAGTTATTATGGTGATATTTCAAAATATGGTGACATATACATATGGGCTGTACAATTTAATTTCCTCTACGAAGTCAGGTATCGCGATTGTCCTTGATTTTTTGAAGATGCCGATTGTACATGCGCTTATTTTAGGCGGAGTGCTTAATTACTTTAATGTACCGATACCCGAAACATTTAGCATTCCTCTTGCGCATATTGCAAATGGATTTGTGGCGGTTGCATTAATTACACTAGGTGCGCAGCTTTCTCAAATTGAAATGCGTTCAATGTTTAATAAAATGATTTTTGTAAGTTGCTTTACACGCTTAATTGTAGGGCCGGCTATTGCATTGCTTATTATTTACACGCTTGGATTAGACGGTGTCGTTGCACAATCATTATTTATTGCGAGTGCATTTCCAACGTCACGCAATAGTGCTAGCCTTGCATTGGAATATGATATTGATTCAGATACTGCGGCACAAACAGTATTATTTTCAACGATTATTAGCTGCCTCACAGTGACGGTCGTTATTTACATGTCGAATTTTTTATTTGCAGTCAACTAA